From the genome of Methanobrevibacter ruminantium, one region includes:
- a CDS encoding tetratricopeptide repeat protein: MGDYKTSLKYINEYLILNPNSGRGLKYKNEIFVKMGCYEDSLEISDMIIKLNDENLNFARLYKAKALMELDRHVEALNLLESIEFNEDEKIDPVLWEIKGNDYFYLHQYRKSIDCYFTALDLGLDEYDSFFNIGNAYAQLEDYENALIYYDKALGLNEYDKDLWYNKSMSLFNLERYDDALFCINKALDLDNNNFLLYNKAAILFKLNNFNESLEIYENLLEEMPNDIDLLIKICAVFYELKSFEDILKYSDMVLSIDDLNEEALFYKFLALKCLNKYEIALECVNELLSKNSVNEEYISEKKELLKLIEK, translated from the coding sequence TTGGGGGATTATAAAACCAGTTTAAAATATATTAATGAATATTTGATTTTAAATCCCAATTCTGGTAGAGGATTAAAATACAAAAATGAAATATTTGTTAAGATGGGGTGTTATGAAGATTCCTTAGAAATTTCAGATATGATCATTAAGTTAAATGATGAAAATTTAAATTTTGCTAGATTATATAAAGCAAAAGCATTGATGGAATTAGATAGGCATGTTGAGGCTTTAAACTTACTGGAATCTATAGAATTTAATGAAGATGAAAAAATTGATCCTGTTTTATGGGAAATAAAAGGAAATGATTATTTTTATCTGCACCAATACAGGAAATCTATTGATTGTTATTTCACTGCTTTGGATTTAGGTCTTGATGAATATGATTCCTTTTTTAATATAGGGAATGCATACGCTCAGTTAGAAGATTATGAAAACGCTTTAATTTATTATGATAAGGCCTTGGGTTTAAATGAATATGATAAAGATTTATGGTATAATAAATCCATGTCCCTTTTTAATCTTGAAAGATATGATGATGCATTATTTTGTATTAATAAAGCTTTAGATTTAGATAATAATAATTTTTTATTGTATAATAAAGCAGCTATTTTATTTAAATTAAATAATTTTAATGAATCTTTAGAAATTTATGAAAATCTTTTAGAAGAAATGCCAAATGATATAGATTTATTAATAAAAATTTGTGCGGTCTTTTATGAATTAAAAAGTTTTGAGGATATTTTAAAATATTCTGATATGGTTTTATCTATAGATGATCTTAATGAAGAGGCTTTATTTTATAAATTTCTTGCTTTAAAATGTTTAAATAAATATGAAATTGCATTAGAATGTGTTAATGAACTTCTAAGTAAAAACTCTGTTAATGAGGAATATATTTCTGAAAAAAAGGAACTGCTTAAATTAATTGAAAAATAA
- a CDS encoding right-handed parallel beta-helix repeat-containing protein: MKLPSILALIVILFLSLSAVSASENIDLLTNATDSAIDDTIAIPDSSNDLTESFNDSSHEITDNDLITDTNDLDDETASSKESEKIGSSNEEPDTLSTEPIIIDSSSYLQYFDSDGKIKSGTLKDGDTIKIKSISDKIFTIDKRLNIISDDGATLSNCLICLVKGSSGSVLENLKIVNTKEKINNYYLSGISIIDSSENTIKNSIINVSVHKCFAIMMSNASYNKIINNTLISGLSSTIPMTASSYNEIRDNYLESEYTNMVYQSAYGNGDFMPIEDEVCSGNIIANNYLKSRNGTYNSYCYAIYLMQTASGNGAVIANNTIENAFYGIIVEAPNTLIYNNTISSIGGPAAVLLSGDNIIVSGNNISTEHTDVHDWNDDGNVVAIQNTGKNNVIANNTLRSVGSDSILNTGENAVIANNTIYTESANGINTTKSNVKIENNTIVGVNSTGVMIFTSRLAENITIRNNDFESDKNAIVLRGNVSYTLVCDNRISISGDYDAIAVLKYTNRNPITPSHNAIYNNTINGQVVNMTDPSEIERNDTDNGTGNDTNATGGDIDNGAYSDSKVNTTINVTGTSVIKGNELIVFLKDKDGNPISGTNITFTLLNRNYLRTTDGEGKASLQINANIGNYAMNISYAGNDTFNPCKVSTKINVLRNQFIVTEDNFYTCFDDNGYLKSDYEDYELIFKGNFNDKRIILNRPVVLKSEGAKLLDSVIKIESDNVAVDGFTIINSNPGNAADNHRFAILLDNVKNINVTNNDIQLESYDNGYGIYVSESSNCNILNNTVKAKANALTFGIMLYDSNKNTLKNNNILVNGTSKPHLYDSTIKVDSSISVDDYEAEGMVIPEVYKTYGIILFYSSSNDIGYNKVSATSGVNKYYTAIKESTNSIVGIDLYYESNNNKVHHNNVNVTAKDPYLYGLGVLGAETGKRDQVSANNSFTDNVINVNGTYYAAGIIAGYNSINTTMARNKINCQSNNVSYGAILEGADDTKFYKNNVTCNSRINYLVEGYDADNSRIYDNHIDYGDKALVVRAVALYNSNNNRVTNNSVPSLKPLIPRIVKEINRIWKLKYPNSKVTFTENDIIYNSSNSPMIVRKNGTDYNLLDLLDYEPTSHADVISPENQLFDDIGGKNNTFDNNVVRDSDGGSSGGSGTGSGGSNSGNGSNSGGSNSGSNGNGNGNGNNSGGYSTVDGTGIKSNSTVMDGNTVGTSSSAPVTESATAYNLNVDEDPAAVRTLSLGGMNAPVLIILILLILACAAELIKRSKRDIK, encoded by the coding sequence ATGAAATTGCCCTCTATTCTTGCTTTAATAGTAATATTATTCTTATCTTTGAGTGCAGTTAGTGCAAGTGAAAATATTGATCTTCTCACTAATGCGACAGATAGTGCAATTGATGACACTATAGCAATACCAGATTCAAGTAATGATTTAACAGAGAGTTTCAATGATTCCAGTCATGAAATCACTGATAATGACTTAATCACTGATACAAATGATTTGGATGATGAAACTGCTTCTTCAAAGGAATCAGAAAAGATTGGAAGCTCTAATGAAGAGCCAGATACATTATCTACTGAACCAATCATAATAGATAGCTCAAGCTACTTGCAATACTTTGATTCCGATGGAAAAATCAAATCAGGAACATTGAAAGATGGAGATACAATCAAAATCAAAAGTATCTCAGACAAGATATTTACTATAGATAAGAGACTGAACATCATTTCAGATGATGGTGCGACCTTATCAAATTGTCTCATATGTCTTGTAAAGGGAAGTTCCGGCTCTGTATTGGAAAATCTTAAGATTGTAAATACAAAGGAAAAGATTAATAATTATTATCTATCTGGAATAAGCATAATTGACTCATCAGAGAACACTATAAAAAACTCCATTATCAATGTGAGTGTCCATAAGTGCTTTGCAATAATGATGTCAAATGCAAGCTATAATAAGATTATCAACAATACGCTCATATCTGGTCTAAGCTCAACAATTCCGATGACAGCTTCATCATACAATGAAATCAGAGACAATTACCTTGAATCTGAATATACCAATATGGTTTATCAATCAGCATACGGAAATGGAGATTTCATGCCGATTGAAGATGAAGTCTGCAGTGGAAACATTATAGCAAACAATTACCTTAAAAGTCGAAACGGTACATACAATTCCTATTGCTATGCAATCTATCTGATGCAAACTGCAAGCGGAAATGGTGCAGTTATAGCAAACAACACCATAGAAAACGCTTTCTATGGAATCATTGTTGAAGCTCCAAACACCTTGATATACAACAATACAATATCAAGCATTGGAGGTCCTGCAGCTGTTCTTCTAAGTGGAGACAACATCATCGTTTCAGGAAACAACATATCAACTGAACATACTGATGTTCATGATTGGAATGATGATGGAAATGTGGTTGCCATTCAAAATACAGGCAAGAACAATGTTATTGCAAACAATACATTAAGGTCTGTAGGTTCAGATTCAATATTGAACACAGGTGAAAATGCAGTAATTGCAAACAATACAATATACACAGAATCTGCTAACGGAATAAACACCACTAAATCCAATGTGAAAATCGAAAACAACACTATTGTTGGAGTCAATTCAACAGGAGTCATGATCTTCACATCAAGGCTTGCAGAAAACATAACAATAAGGAACAACGACTTTGAAAGCGATAAAAACGCCATTGTGCTAAGAGGAAATGTCAGCTATACATTAGTCTGTGACAATAGGATAAGCATCTCTGGAGACTATGATGCCATTGCTGTATTGAAATACACCAATAGGAATCCGATAACTCCAAGTCATAATGCAATCTACAACAATACCATAAACGGTCAAGTTGTTAACATGACTGACCCTTCAGAGATAGAAAGAAACGATACAGACAATGGAACCGGCAATGACACAAACGCCACAGGCGGAGACATTGATAATGGAGCCTATAGTGACTCTAAAGTAAATACAACAATCAATGTCACTGGCACTTCTGTAATCAAAGGTAATGAGCTCATTGTTTTCCTAAAGGATAAGGATGGAAATCCAATCAGCGGTACAAATATAACATTCACATTATTGAATAGGAATTATCTAAGAACCACTGATGGAGAAGGTAAAGCAAGCTTGCAGATTAATGCAAATATTGGCAATTATGCAATGAATATAAGTTATGCAGGAAATGACACTTTCAATCCATGCAAGGTTTCAACTAAAATAAACGTTTTAAGAAACCAATTCATTGTAACTGAGGATAATTTCTATACATGCTTTGATGACAATGGTTATCTGAAGTCAGATTATGAGGATTATGAACTGATCTTCAAAGGAAACTTCAATGATAAGAGAATCATTTTGAATCGTCCTGTAGTCCTAAAATCTGAAGGTGCAAAGCTATTGGATTCCGTAATCAAGATTGAATCTGACAATGTAGCAGTTGATGGATTTACAATAATCAATTCAAATCCAGGAAATGCAGCTGATAACCATAGGTTTGCCATATTGTTGGACAATGTAAAGAACATTAATGTGACAAACAACGATATTCAATTGGAAAGCTATGACAATGGATATGGAATCTACGTATCCGAGTCATCCAATTGCAATATCTTGAACAATACAGTTAAGGCAAAGGCAAATGCATTGACATTTGGAATAATGCTTTATGATTCAAACAAGAATACATTGAAAAACAACAATATTCTCGTAAACGGTACAAGCAAGCCTCATCTTTATGATTCAACCATAAAAGTGGACAGTTCAATCAGTGTTGACGACTATGAAGCGGAAGGTATGGTTATTCCAGAGGTCTACAAGACTTACGGCATTATTTTATTCTATTCATCTTCAAACGATATTGGATACAATAAGGTAAGCGCCACATCTGGTGTGAACAAGTACTACACTGCCATCAAGGAATCAACAAATTCCATTGTAGGAATCGACCTGTATTATGAAAGCAATAACAACAAGGTTCATCACAACAATGTCAATGTAACAGCTAAGGACCCATATCTTTACGGATTAGGTGTATTGGGAGCAGAAACCGGTAAGAGAGACCAAGTCTCTGCAAACAACAGCTTTACAGACAATGTCATTAATGTTAATGGAACCTATTATGCAGCAGGAATCATTGCAGGTTACAATTCCATAAACACTACAATGGCAAGAAACAAGATCAATTGCCAGTCAAATAACGTGTCCTATGGTGCAATACTTGAAGGTGCTGATGATACAAAGTTCTACAAGAACAATGTGACTTGCAATTCCAGAATCAATTACTTGGTTGAAGGATACGATGCTGATAACAGCAGAATCTATGACAATCATATAGATTACGGTGATAAGGCATTGGTTGTAAGGGCTGTTGCATTGTACAATTCCAACAATAACAGGGTTACAAACAATAGCGTTCCTTCATTGAAGCCACTCATTCCTCGCATTGTAAAGGAAATCAATAGAATATGGAAATTGAAGTATCCAAACAGTAAAGTGACATTCACTGAAAACGATATAATCTATAACAGTTCAAACTCACCTATGATAGTGAGAAAGAACGGCACTGATTATAATCTCTTGGACTTGCTTGACTATGAGCCTACAAGTCACGCAGATGTGATCTCTCCAGAGAATCAGTTGTTTGATGATATTGGAGGTAAGAACAATACATTTGACAACAATGTTGTAAGGGATTCAGATGGAGGTTCAAGTGGCGGAAGCGGTACCGGTTCTGGAGGAAGCAATTCAGGAAACGGATCAAATTCCGGAGGCTCCAATTCAGGCAGCAATGGCAATGGAAACGGAAATGGAAACAATTCCGGTGGCTATTCCACTGTGGATGGAACAGGAATCAAGTCAAATTCAACAGTGATGGATGGAAACACAGTAGGTACTTCATCATCTGCTCCAGTGACTGAATCAGCTACTGCATACAACTTGAATGTTGATGAGGATCCTGCAGCTGTTCGTACATTGTCATTAGGTGGAATGAATGCTCCTGTGCTTATAATATTGATATTGCTTATACTTGCATGTGCAGCAGAACTTATAAAACGTTCCAAAAGGGACATAAAATAA